The proteins below are encoded in one region of Syntrophotalea carbinolica DSM 2380:
- a CDS encoding response regulator, whose protein sequence is MKRIVIADDSATARMVIRRCLEIIGLGDAGMVEVPNGREALARLKEEPTDLLVTDLNMPIMDGETLLKWVKGSPKLTDVPVVVITSAGNPAKEAVLSELGAYAVLDKPISPATLLKKLEPLMQ, encoded by the coding sequence GTGAAGCGCATCGTCATTGCCGACGATTCGGCCACCGCCCGTATGGTTATACGGCGGTGCCTTGAAATTATCGGTTTAGGAGACGCCGGAATGGTTGAAGTGCCTAATGGCAGGGAGGCGTTAGCCCGCCTCAAGGAAGAGCCGACCGATTTGTTGGTGACCGACCTGAACATGCCTATTATGGACGGGGAAACCTTGCTCAAATGGGTCAAGGGCAGCCCCAAACTTACGGATGTGCCCGTGGTGGTCATCACCAGTGCCGGAAACCCCGCCAAAGAGGCGGTGTTGTCTGAGTTGGGGGCGTATGCGGTACTCGATAAGCCTATTTCTCCGGCGACGCTGTTGAAAAAGCTTGAACCGCTTATGCAATAA
- a CDS encoding chemotaxis protein CheD — MSDLILGIGEYGVSKTPGSMVKTYALGSCVAVTMYEPNLKIAGMVHVALPESKLNTAKGEQCPGYFADLGVPLLFKEMVRLGCHARGRGLVVKMLGGAAVMAGNDTFNIGKRNILAVKKILWKLGMGPVAEDVGANYSRTVSLHVDTGLVNVSCPGRGQWQI, encoded by the coding sequence ATGAGCGATCTTATTTTGGGTATCGGGGAATATGGTGTGTCCAAAACCCCCGGTTCCATGGTTAAAACATACGCCCTCGGTTCATGTGTAGCCGTAACCATGTATGAACCGAATCTGAAAATAGCCGGAATGGTTCATGTGGCCCTTCCCGAATCCAAACTTAATACCGCCAAGGGCGAGCAATGTCCGGGATATTTTGCCGATCTCGGCGTCCCCTTGCTGTTCAAGGAAATGGTGCGTTTGGGGTGTCATGCACGAGGACGGGGTTTGGTCGTCAAAATGCTCGGCGGCGCTGCTGTTATGGCAGGCAACGATACGTTTAATATAGGCAAGCGCAATATCCTTGCGGTAAAAAAGATTTTGTGGAAGCTGGGGATGGGACCGGTCGCCGAAGATGTCGGCGCTAATTATAGTCGCACGGTATCGTTGCACGTCGATACCGGCTTGGTGAACGTGTCATGTCCCGGACGCGGCCAATGGCAAATATAG
- a CDS encoding response regulator has product MGKKVLIVDDSNTMRKIVARSLRQAGFEFEKLLEAADGQAALEVLAGESVDIVLSDINMPVMDGIEFLRQKNADEQIKGIPVVMITTEAGTDVLNEALTLGAVGTIKKPFTPDQVQEVLGQFL; this is encoded by the coding sequence ATGGGCAAGAAAGTATTGATCGTTGATGATTCCAATACCATGAGGAAAATCGTGGCGCGTTCTTTGCGGCAGGCAGGATTCGAATTCGAAAAACTGCTGGAGGCAGCCGATGGTCAGGCGGCCCTGGAAGTTCTTGCCGGAGAATCCGTGGATATCGTATTGAGCGACATCAACATGCCGGTTATGGACGGCATCGAGTTCCTGCGCCAAAAAAATGCGGATGAGCAGATCAAGGGGATTCCCGTAGTCATGATCACTACCGAGGCCGGTACGGATGTGCTTAACGAGGCTTTAACCCTCGGCGCGGTCGGCACCATCAAAAAGCCCTTTACGCCGGATCAGGTTCAAGAGGTGTTGGGCCAGTTCCTTTGA
- a CDS encoding chemotaxis protein CheX, with product MDLAKCISEATQEIFQSMLMAEARPAAPIQTRSNKFTDSVSGLVGLAGNYRGMLAIHVPNAVAMSITSKFLFMEIEEIDDDVKDAIGELANMLAGSVKSMLTETGSGLKLAIPSAISGTEYEVECLSDAEGVIVPFSIDEGEFLVECYLQNC from the coding sequence GTGGATTTAGCCAAATGCATTTCTGAAGCAACGCAAGAGATTTTTCAATCCATGTTGATGGCCGAAGCTCGTCCTGCAGCTCCTATTCAGACGCGCTCCAACAAGTTTACCGATTCCGTCTCAGGTCTCGTCGGCCTGGCCGGTAATTATCGTGGCATGCTGGCCATTCATGTCCCCAATGCGGTTGCCATGAGCATTACCAGTAAATTCCTTTTCATGGAAATCGAGGAAATCGACGATGATGTCAAGGATGCCATTGGCGAGCTTGCCAATATGCTGGCAGGAAGCGTCAAGTCGATGTTGACCGAAACGGGAAGCGGTCTTAAACTGGCCATTCCTTCCGCTATCAGCGGAACGGAATACGAAGTCGAGTGTCTGTCCGATGCCGAAGGGGTTATCGTGCCCTTCAGTATTGATGAGGGTGAATTTCTGGTCGAGTGCTATCTCCAGAATTGTTGA
- a CDS encoding HDOD domain-containing protein, whose protein sequence is MEPKISSEEVRQAIDNLPMLSPNVSRLLQVMANEDYELDDVVNIVKYDASLTAKVLKMVNSPVFGLLNPVTSLDRAISYLGKWIVVSIILSDNTGDLFSQPLEGYEGQQDALWRHDLFAAFSSGEVARLAKQDFEAELAFTAGLLHDIGKFVFSPFWKQLAPEALGYIKEGNVSDYLQAERTLAGLDHAQVGYEMARHWDFPEPLQQAILYHHTPMQAPEEYRALAFAAHLGDMCAMMAGCDTGNDGMQYQLDAGYAEYFDVNSKTLAQILMEAEAQFQKAVSSLSFEEEVD, encoded by the coding sequence ATGGAACCGAAAATAAGCTCCGAAGAAGTCCGGCAGGCCATTGATAACCTGCCGATGCTGTCACCGAATGTCAGTCGGTTGCTGCAGGTCATGGCCAATGAAGATTATGAGCTTGACGATGTGGTCAATATCGTTAAATATGATGCATCTTTGACAGCCAAAGTTCTCAAGATGGTCAATTCGCCTGTTTTCGGATTGCTTAATCCGGTCACGTCGCTTGACCGGGCTATCAGCTATCTTGGAAAATGGATTGTCGTCAGTATCATTTTATCCGATAATACCGGTGATCTTTTCAGTCAGCCCCTTGAAGGCTATGAGGGGCAGCAGGATGCTCTGTGGCGACACGATCTGTTCGCGGCATTTTCCAGCGGTGAAGTGGCGCGATTGGCCAAACAGGATTTCGAAGCCGAGCTGGCCTTTACCGCAGGGCTTTTGCACGATATCGGAAAATTTGTTTTTTCGCCCTTCTGGAAACAATTGGCGCCGGAAGCCCTTGGATATATCAAGGAGGGTAATGTTAGCGATTATCTGCAAGCCGAGAGAACCCTGGCGGGTTTGGATCATGCGCAGGTGGGATACGAAATGGCCAGGCATTGGGATTTTCCCGAGCCGTTGCAGCAGGCCATTCTTTATCACCATACGCCCATGCAGGCGCCGGAGGAATATAGAGCGCTGGCTTTCGCCGCTCACCTGGGCGATATGTGCGCCATGATGGCCGGCTGCGATACCGGCAATGACGGCATGCAGTATCAACTGGATGCCGGATATGCCGAGTACTTTGATGTCAATTCAAAAACTCTGGCTCAGATTCTCATGGAAGCGGAAGCCCAATTTCAAAAAGCGGTTTCGTCTCTTTCCTTTGAAGAGGAGGTTGATTAG